ATAGCCATCGCAAACCTCTGGTGATTATTGCTGAGGATGTTGACGGAGAGGCTCTAACTACACTGGTGCTTAACAGGTAATGATATACTCTACTAAGAATGATTAACCAAATTCCACATTcctgataaaaaatattttttagactGAAGGTTGGACTACAGATAGCTGCTGTAAAAGCTCCAGGTTTTGGTGACAACAGGAAAAACATGCTTCAGGATATGGCTGTCAGCACAGGAGGCATGGTAAGGATTGGTTAGGACTTGCAAGTTTTCAATTAAAGTATGGAATTGTAGAGTGAGACAGAACCCCCTATCACAAAGCTGCACAAGCATCCTGTTGCCAGTGTCTGAAAGAGgaataaaagaatatcttCATAAAAAATCTCCTGCCAAATGCTCTTTCCTAAAAATATCCGTTTGTTTTCATATAGACCTAAAAAATAGTAACACTGGTTTACACAAGCGCCAACTTTTTGGCCAATTTTGTGTACATTTATTTGGTATTGGCCTGACTTCTAGAAATCTGATGCTATGCAATTAGATGTTTGGGGTTGggtttaatttttcttttcacagACCAAAGCAGGGACCAGACAAATCACAGCTTGTAAGTGCTTCTGGCTGCAATTTCGCCTTAACAGATGCTCCATGTTATTGTGTATATTGCAGGTGTTTGGTGACGATGCCATTGAGACAAAGCTTGAAGATATCACAATCCAAGATTTTGGTGAAGTTGGCGAGATATCAATCACAAAAGATGACACCATTCTTTTAAGGGGCAAGGGCAATGCTGATGAAATAGCCAAGCGTTGTGAACAAATTCGAGATGAGTTAGAGTCTACAAACTCTGACTATGAGAAGGAAAAGTTCAACGAAAGGCTTGCCAAACTGTCTGATGGTGTGGCTATTCTGAAGGTGACTTTTGCACCTGAAGAAAAAGTTTTGAAAtaggtccagaacatccttaTGACATCTGTCTTTGTATGTTTTAGGTTGGTGGGTCAAGTGAAGTTGAGgtgaatgaaaagaaagaccGAGTGACTGATGCTTTGAATGCTACCCGCGCTGCTGTGGAGGAGGGTATTGTCCCAGGTGGTGGGGTTGCCCTTTTGAGATGTGTGCCTGCACTAAATGATATTAAGATGCCATCAAAGGACCAGCAATTGGGAGTGGATCTGGTGAAGAAGGCTCTGCGAAAGCCATGCCAGACAATTGCTGAAAATGCTGGTGTAGAGGCTGCCCTTGTTGTGGAGAAGGTATTGATAAAAGGCACCTCTCAagcatataaaaaatattgtattttttcttactttttttttttaatattctctGTTTAAAACCATGTGTATAAACTTTGATTGACATTTAACAGTTGTCTAGCTGTTAATGACAGTATTTTACAGTTCACCAAAGTTATATGAATCCCTGATTGTCACCAAGCAATATGGCAATAATTTCAATCTGTTTCATAGGTCTCATCACTGGAAAACGCAATGGGATATGATGCAGCTAACAACACCTACGTTGACATGATCCAAGCTGGTATTATCGATCCCACCAAAGTCGTGCGCACAGCCATCACTGATGCTGCAGGTGTCGCATCACTCCTTACCACTGCTGAGACTGTTATTGTAGAAGCACCAAAAGAAGAGGGCGCCGGTGGTATGGGCGGAATGGGTGGGATGGGAGGAATGGGTGGCATGGGTGGGATGGGAGGAATGATGTAAGGCACTGTGTTAGCATAATACCTGGATTAGCCTGCACATAGTAACAAGTTCTTCTATAAATAACCCCTTGAGAAGTTGCAAATCTTAGCTAAAAATGTTACATCGAGTGGAAGTGTGATGTTTAATGGGGGGTGGGACTAGAGGCGTGTAAGGAAAAGTCTGTGATGCAAGTGAATCCTTTCCTGCATATTGCTTGATGCTGTATAGAGCTCTCTAGTTAATAAATTACTTATTTACAAAGTGtcgttttgattgttttttgttgttgttgtttttattgttatctttaatttttacttgagAAAAAGACATCAGAGTTGTGTAGTAGAACTCGACTAATGCCCTCAGGCGTTTTATGATTTGTCAAATTACTCTTATTCCACTTAAAGGTTTGTCTTCACAATATTGGTCAATCCAATGTGCTTAGCCAAATGTAGCATTGATTATATTGGCAATTGCCAATAATCAATAGCA
The sequence above is a segment of the Nematostella vectensis chromosome 2, jaNemVect1.1, whole genome shotgun sequence genome. Coding sequences within it:
- the LOC5521171 gene encoding heat shock protein 60A, translating into MYRLPSLLASSQRLVSARSLAPRLAASFSTSRFQNSPKELKFGAEARAAMLQGVDTLADAVAVTLGPKGKNVIIEQSFGGPKITKDGVTVAKAIELKDKYQNIGARLVQDVANNTNEEAGDGTTTATVLARSIATEGFLHVSKGANPQEVRKGVMCAVDSVVESLKKMSKPVTTPEEIAQVATISANGDKNIGELISSAMKRVGKNGVITVKDGKTLRDELEVIEGMKFDRGYISPYFINSSKGQKVEFQDCLLLLCQKKISSVQQIVPALELANSHRKPLVIIAEDVDGEALTTLVLNRLKVGLQIAAVKAPGFGDNRKNMLQDMAVSTGGMVFGDDAIETKLEDITIQDFGEVGEISITKDDTILLRGKGNADEIAKRCEQIRDELESTNSDYEKEKFNERLAKLSDGVAILKVGGSSEVEVNEKKDRVTDALNATRAAVEEGIVPGGGVALLRCVPALNDIKMPSKDQQLGVDLVKKALRKPCQTIAENAGVEAALVVEKVSSLENAMGYDAANNTYVDMIQAGIIDPTKVVRTAITDAAGVASLLTTAETVIVEAPKEEGAGGMGGMGGMGGMGGMGGMGGMM